The following coding sequences lie in one Apium graveolens cultivar Ventura chromosome 3, ASM990537v1, whole genome shotgun sequence genomic window:
- the LOC141711924 gene encoding strigolactones hydrolase CXE15, whose translation MGSLPRVVEDCHGFIQVYSDGFIFRLDDSLINLNIAVQDDGSVIWQDSVFDKTHGLSLRLYKPVSATATSKLPIVYYLHGGGFCLGSRTWNNCHNGCLRLSAALQAVVVAPDYRLAPEYRLPAAIDDSVTGLEWLRDQAQCKSLDKSFLDCADFNRVFVLGDSSGGNMAHHLAVQFGPGSIELSPVRVRGYVLLAPFFGGTERTKSEAEGEPEPVLTLETLDRFWRLSLPAGKKADHPFANPFGPASPNLETVKLDPILVMAGGKELMKDRIKDYAMRLKGLGKNVDYVEFAGKQHGFFTNDPYSDVSNQFLQLITKFMHDN comes from the exons ATGGGCTCTCTTCCTCGTGTAGTAGAAGATTGTCACGGTTTTATCCAAGTCTATAGCGATGGTTTCATTTTCCGGTTAGATGATAGCCTTATAAACCTCAACATTGCTGTCCAAGATGATGGCTCTGTCATCTGGCAAGACTCCGTGTTCGACAAAACACACGGGCTGTCTCTTCGCCTCTATAAGCCCGTGTCTGCCACAGCCACATCCAAACTTCCTATTGTATACTACCTCCATGGTGGTGGTTTTTGTTTAGGGTCTCGCACGTGGAATAACTGCCATAACGGCTGCCTACGCCTCTCTGCAGCTCTTCAGGCAGTGGTTGTAGCACCTGACTACCGGCTGGCTCCTGAATACAGGCTTCCAGCTGCAATTGATGATTCTGTGACGGGCCTGGAGTGGCTCAGGGATCAAGCTCAGTGTAAGAGTCTCGATAAATCCTTCCTTGACTGCGCTGACTTTAATCGGGTTTTTGTCCTCGGTGACTCCTCTGGGGGCAACATGGCACATCATTTAGCAGTTCAGTTTGGACCTGGTTCGATTGAGTTGAGTCCTGTTCGTGTGCGCGGGTATGTTCTGTTGGCTCCATTTTTCGGAGGGACTGAGAGGACAAAGTCGGAGGCAGAGGGCGAGCCAGAGCCAGTCTTGACCTTAGAGACTCTTGATAG GTTCTGGAGGCTATCATTGCCAGCGGGGAAAAAAGCAGACCATCCATTTGCAAATCCATTCGGGCCTGCGAGCCCGAATCTGGAAACAGTGAAGCTTGATCCAATACTAGTAATGGCTGGAGGCAAGGAACTGATGAAAGACAGAATTAAGGATTATGCAATGAGATTAAAGGGGCTGGGAAAGAATGTTGATTATGTAGAGTTTGCTGGAAAGCAACACGGCTTCTTCACTAATGACCCCTACTCGGACGTCTCTAATCAATTTCTGCAACTCATTACCAAGTTTATGCATGACAATTAG